The following proteins come from a genomic window of Candidatus Saccharibacteria bacterium oral taxon 488:
- a CDS encoding sugar phosphate isomerase/epimerase: MKLAISNIAWTNEEEADVAAKLRELGVRYVEIAPTKRWDDPTKATPEQINEYVEWWKGYGIEIAAFQSMLFARPDLKLFESSELRDEMRQYLADFLRLAGDMGAGRLVFGSPKNRQRGAMSVEEADGIASRFFAELGDVAKEHNTMLCIEPNAPQYNCDYVTTADEGARLVRTINSEGIGLHLDTACMALAGDDIGESIRNNGDILKHFHVSAPMLDRVYDRDDVDYRAAADALKSIGYEGVVSIEMRPGEQGENVKRVEDAVSFVQSVFEV; the protein is encoded by the coding sequence ATGAAACTAGCTATATCGAACATCGCATGGACAAATGAAGAAGAAGCGGACGTCGCCGCAAAGTTGCGGGAGCTTGGCGTGCGCTACGTCGAGATCGCGCCGACGAAGCGTTGGGATGATCCGACCAAGGCGACTCCCGAGCAAATTAACGAATATGTCGAGTGGTGGAAGGGATATGGCATTGAGATCGCAGCCTTTCAGTCGATGCTGTTTGCACGCCCTGACCTAAAGCTGTTTGAATCAAGCGAGCTTCGTGACGAAATGCGGCAATATTTGGCTGACTTTTTGCGACTAGCTGGAGATATGGGTGCTGGTCGATTGGTGTTTGGTTCGCCAAAGAATCGACAGCGCGGTGCGATGTCAGTAGAAGAGGCGGACGGTATCGCAAGCCGTTTCTTTGCTGAGCTCGGTGATGTCGCCAAGGAGCATAACACCATGCTCTGTATCGAACCGAATGCACCTCAATATAATTGTGACTACGTGACAACAGCAGATGAAGGCGCACGGCTGGTTCGTACGATTAACTCGGAGGGGATTGGCCTACATCTTGACACGGCATGTATGGCGCTGGCTGGCGATGATATTGGCGAATCGATACGAAACAATGGCGATATCTTGAAGCATTTTCACGTTAGCGCTCCGATGCTTGATCGAGTTTATGATCGAGACGATGTTGACTATCGCGCTGCAGCTGATGCGCTAAAGTCCATTGGCTATGAGGGTGTTGTGTCAATCGAAATGCGTCCGGGTGAACAGGGAGAGAACGTGAAGCGTGTAGAGGACGCAGTATCGTTTGTGCAAAGCGTTTTTGAAGTGTAA
- a CDS encoding sugar phosphate isomerase/epimerase: MNSKESMKLAISNIAFGEDQQEALKRVSQCGVDGLVVAPTIIWPSLPEIANLSGQELKDRLGTLKRKAGEYRNRLGDLGLAVVGLQSLTYGVGENAKIFGTEEEGKNLTEHLKRLTDLAGSLGADSMSFGSPGLRNPGELSGEQAMERAAELFGRVAIAAHDNDTQIAIEPLSGYGNKFVENLKQARKLADRIDHPGFGIHPDTAAMYGAGDMPEDLASLIHNHRDSVRGIDASAPELKRLSLAPEVLQGGYMDALREANYDGWVSIEMRGPLNPKVLKEEIKIFKKQCGLAA; this comes from the coding sequence ATGAATTCGAAGGAGTCAATGAAGCTTGCTATCTCGAATATTGCTTTTGGTGAAGATCAACAAGAAGCACTGAAGCGTGTGTCGCAGTGTGGTGTTGACGGTCTTGTGGTTGCACCGACGATAATTTGGCCAAGCTTACCAGAGATTGCCAATCTCTCTGGGCAGGAGCTTAAAGATCGACTTGGGACTTTGAAGCGGAAAGCTGGAGAATATCGCAATCGTCTCGGGGATCTCGGTCTGGCGGTTGTTGGGCTGCAATCTTTGACATACGGAGTTGGAGAGAATGCGAAGATTTTCGGTACTGAAGAAGAGGGTAAAAATCTAACAGAACATCTAAAGAGACTAACCGACCTTGCTGGGTCACTCGGTGCAGACTCGATGTCATTTGGTTCACCGGGGTTACGCAACCCGGGAGAGCTTAGTGGCGAGCAGGCTATGGAGAGAGCGGCTGAACTGTTTGGCAGAGTTGCTATTGCGGCCCATGATAACGATACGCAGATAGCAATCGAGCCGCTATCAGGCTATGGCAACAAGTTCGTGGAAAACCTAAAACAGGCCAGGAAACTGGCTGATCGCATCGACCATCCGGGGTTTGGAATTCATCCTGATACAGCAGCGATGTATGGTGCTGGGGACATGCCAGAGGATTTGGCTTCACTGATTCATAACCATAGAGATAGTGTACGCGGTATTGATGCCAGTGCTCCGGAGCTGAAGCGGCTTTCACTTGCGCCGGAGGTTCTCCAAGGAGGCTATATGGATGCCCTCAGAGAGGCTAATTATGATGGCTGGGTATCAATCGAAATGAGAGGTCCTTTGAACCCGAAGGTTCTTAAGGAAGAGATCAAAATCTTCAAAAAGCAATGTGGTCTCGCGGCATAG
- a CDS encoding NAD-dependent epimerase/dehydratase family protein has protein sequence MKTALIGYTGFVGGNIKSQHEFDDYYNSKNIADIEGQEYDLVVSAANRAEMWRINQEPEVDRAEIEDFISHIKKAKIKKFVLISTVGVYKNPNGANEDTPIETEGLLPYGVNRYYLEQFCRENFDTTIVRLPGLFGDGLKKNVIYDLMNNNMVEKIHADGMYQYYNLANIWRDITIALENNLPLVNFATPPVSTREVAKVAFGMEFTNTPEGVTPAYWDMHSKYAEVYGGEGNYLYTKAEELAGIKEFVAKNK, from the coding sequence ATGAAGACTGCCTTAATTGGGTACACTGGCTTTGTCGGTGGAAATATAAAGAGTCAACATGAGTTTGACGATTATTATAACAGTAAAAATATAGCTGATATTGAAGGTCAGGAATACGACCTGGTGGTGAGCGCTGCAAACCGTGCGGAGATGTGGCGGATTAATCAGGAGCCAGAGGTCGACCGGGCGGAGATTGAAGATTTTATTTCACATATTAAAAAAGCAAAGATTAAAAAGTTCGTGCTGATCTCGACAGTCGGTGTTTATAAAAACCCAAATGGTGCTAACGAAGATACACCCATTGAAACCGAAGGGCTTTTGCCATACGGAGTTAATAGGTATTATCTTGAGCAATTCTGTCGTGAGAACTTTGACACAACAATTGTTCGCCTGCCGGGGCTATTTGGCGATGGGCTGAAGAAGAATGTTATTTATGATCTGATGAACAATAACATGGTTGAGAAAATTCATGCTGATGGTATGTATCAGTACTATAATCTCGCCAATATTTGGCGCGATATCACCATTGCTTTAGAGAATAATCTGCCACTGGTTAATTTTGCGACGCCACCAGTCAGCACGCGGGAAGTCGCCAAGGTTGCCTTTGGTATGGAGTTTACTAACACGCCGGAGGGAGTAACACCGGCCTACTGGGATATGCACAGTAAATATGCTGAGGTGTATGGCGGCGAGGGCAATTATCTATATACAAAGGCAGAGGAGCTAGCTGGTATCAAGGAGTTTGTTGCAAAAAATAAGTAA